The following are encoded together in the Bactrocera neohumeralis isolate Rockhampton chromosome 6, APGP_CSIRO_Bneo_wtdbg2-racon-allhic-juicebox.fasta_v2, whole genome shotgun sequence genome:
- the LOC126761031 gene encoding laminin subunit alpha isoform X2, which yields MAQPQWWRSGGSVGVALLCALLVACCGSLVLAELTPPYFNLATGRQVYASATCGVGTDGPELYCKLVGANTENDHIDYSVIQGQVCDYCDPSIPEKNHAAEYAIDGTEAWWQSPPLSRGMKYNEVNLTIDFGQEFHVAYLFIRMGNSPRPGLWTLEKSTDYGKSWTPWMHFSDSVHDCITYFGKDSYKPITRDDDVICSTEFSRIVPLENGEIPVMLLNDRPSASNYFNSTVLQEWTRATNVRIRLLRTKNLLGHLMSVARQDPTVTRRYFYSIKDISIGGRCMCNGHADTCDVKDPKSPVRILACRCQHRTCGIQCNECCPGFEQKKWRQNTNARPFECEPCNCHGHTNECDYDEEIDRKGLSLDIHGRYDGGGVCKNCQHNTEGINCNKCKGKFYRPFNKSWNETDVCQPCNCDVHGSEGVTCNSDGQCSCYPNFGGKLCDSCKEGFYNFPSCEDCNCDPAGVIDKFAGCGSVPVGELCQCKERVTGRICNECKPLYWNLNISNPDGCEVCDCWTDGTIAALDTCLSKTGQCTCKPHTQGRTCRECKDGTYDLDGSSLFGCKDCSCDVGGSEHSECDKSSGQCKCHPRVTGRGCTQPLTTHYFPTLHQFQYEYEEGSQPSGAQVRYQYDENVFPGFSSKGYAVFNDIQNEVRNEFMVKKSSLYRIVIRYVNQNPSNVTASILIQSENPLEVDQSVKVLLRPTTSPQFVTVSGVKGNKPSPVVLDPGSRYTFTTKANKNVMLDYFVLLPAAYYEASILTRKITNPCELGNMELCRHYKYASVNDFQPSTTPFIAGANDKPNMPSEVYADPEHLAIIGHVGDIPVISDTQRQLNYMVDVPHSGRYIFVIDYVSTREFPEPFFLKLSLGNNEEDYGTTTLYPCLYSMACRTPIIDDYSREKAFYISKDGQKPVIVTTDYDDVGRVAIISVTAIPVDKWSIDYIEPSPVCVTHNNQCAAPKFRSVPDSKKIEFETDHEDRIAENKPPYAALDERVKLVYLDNKGDTSTIVIESKVGEPGRYVILVKYYQPHHPKYNVLYTLTTAKNQYSGKFDISHCPSSSGCRGVIHPNGEDWWFDIEDDFKFTLTNSRPQGVWLDYLVIVPINQYNEDLLVEELFDQTKEFIKECGQDHFHITHNASEFCKKAVFSLTSEHNIGALPCNCDYEGSISFECHPFGGQCQCKPNVIGRQCNACRTGFYGFPECKPCDCPSTAMCEPNTGECVCPPNVMGEMCEKCVPNTYGFHQIIGCEDCNCNYLGIANGNQQCDMFNGSCECRQHIEGRSCDMCSNGYYDFPRCDHCTCNTAGTLAEICDKVDGSCFCKSNVVGRDCEQCQEGTYNLQESNPDGCTSCFCFGRTTRCESAYLRIYNLSLLKNITLNSAHFGENTIDFQIWDIPQDELMVNETTLKADFSFHEVNDVEIEEVVYFGVLDYLMNQNSHISAYGGELAYSLYYTTGLSGKPLLAPDVVLLSKDHLLVHQSYEQPSSNQAFRNRVQMVESNFQTHDGKPVTRADFMMALRDLKMIFIRANYWEQTFISYLSDTYLTLADEDEDNLGEYQLLPVERCNCPPGYTGLSCEDCAPGYYRDSNGPYGGYCIPCECNGHAQTCDCATGICKDCQHSTTGEHCELCQEGYYGNATYGSPHDCMICACPLPYESNNFATSCEISESGDEIHCECKPGYTGPRCEACANGYYGEPEKAGDYCKPCECSGNINPAEPGSCDTITGECLLCLNNTSGVACNLCKPGFYGDAVNLKNCQSCDCEELGTSECDPYEGKCRCQDNVIGERCDQCKPDHYGYDSGLGCRACDCGVASNSTQCDAHTGKCSCKPGVTGRQCDHCAVDHWNYTNEGCQPCRCNQGYSRGFGCNPFTGQCECLPGVIGDRCDACPNRWVLIKDEGCFQCDSCHDALLDVTDRLRYQIDPVVEEFQSVALAFFTSQKLNYYDELADKIAPEVQNLDPKRINLDPARSLVAEIESGAKIYGKQVNFSLSNALESPQIASELIVNATDLREKAKASALEAQDAINSVDALSKNLETAASTKIDAALEEAQRILKDLNETTIDTKPTQQVLNKSNELYTEIDILVAPIKNQNDALTLLKDDIGDLSDKLEDLYYWSGNATENAITVERLNNLNKAAFENSKFDTVSDQQKEADKHIEEAGKYFVNIDLALIDIDKRINQLSSVLSDLRDINKNVDEDFPEMEKENSEVTELAAKAIRRADELSSRAHDLTDQYAHMTANAEPAIKAATAYSGIVDAVTSAQQFTKEAKFAAGNATEITDGIEDRAGRADKDSGELLQNARGALNKVQSELEPRLNVSASKVENISNLNKNTEKRLEEINIALQQLPVETQHDLWNNANQNATEALNIIEDVLDVLRPVGAQSEKELEKARNISRDIDATTKDVSQVRSQLDTVEDTIPQLNELAQIIEQEQANVEEIGQLLGEDIENLKRQIETARQIANAIKVGVRFSPGTVLELKTPETTPLLATKTKASAYFKTEKPNGFLMYLGNHNRTSSAGSTPANKDNEDFMAVEIVNGYPILTMDVGNGPERITNEKYVADGNWYQAIVDRTGSNAKLIIREELENGTVVEHKKEQPLLGANNVFNVDRNSRLFVGGLPPPADFTPPHDIQSNAFEGEIEDLRIGDEHAGLWNFVFGLENNQGAQPRNKLLTEEIPPTGYRFNGNGYVALKASPYNLRARSSIQFSFKASKDSKDGLLFYYGRNDQFMSVELVNGLVFFRYKLGDNVMSAGTQDLYNDDKWHRVVAERDGRRGQLKVDDMMLAQEDIPTGPTEFNPIPKRLFFGGFPGKRNHSVVTEHNFDGCIDEVSISGTKVDLGNNVHAHGVKPGCPKKFSTVLAYPPNEYGFLRKANVTSNNKLNVNLKFKTRQRDALIFYGANHDQSANIGLTLNDGYLTLRSMGAEVVSDMKRLNDGEEHVVTVQHDGDQLRLSIDDTEDKRLPYTPEALNIQAGDIFFAGLPDNYRPVRNALPTMAYFVGCISDVTINGEIVNFADSAEKRKGNINNCPTDILAYDVAAIPLFFPEGANELLPEPEYPGNFAVPLAPFAPVTTTTTSRPVVVITTASTTTKSTKEPPTQSPPIVDTREEELEQERQREREREQEREREREIEREREREIERERQREKEREREREQEENIKPIPEPESEPELKPEEPLEPLAGPVHPLPPQNVPEDPRCKLPTNPNFDVDYDDAGYRFYALREQRLEISPPTKLRKQYDISLNFKTAYPVGLLFYAGIKQQPDYIAIYLWEGKLHHQVQIGGQVVNVTSKAEVNDDEWHNVKVTRKHHTISLFIDQIEVDSVTEMVEDSYELNVRNMGLFLGGVPKLWEAEVFDRIDYVAEDQPFYNGCLKDLRLNDVNLKKEPEAYHTVPCSTEVEQGFFFSKQASYVKLFERFTVGTDFNINFDIRPREPDGLLFSVHGKNAYMILELIDNSLVFTVKSDSKNIVTTNYTLPDNGSYCDGKWRNVQAVKSKFVITISVDYISTHPGVGSDGSTSTKTNRPLFLGGHIAFNKAPGLKTKKTFKGCIRNVQVNKKAVRITPKMIHGDIWQGACPLN from the exons CTTCGAGCAGAAGAAATGGCGCCAGAACACCAATGCACGTCCCTTCGAATGCGAAC cTTGCAACTGCCACGGTCACACAAACGAATGCGACTACGATGAGGAGATCGATCGTAAAGGCTTATCGCTGGATATTCATGGACGCTATGATGGCGGTGGCGTTTGTAAGAATTGCCAACACAATACAGAGGGCATCAACTGCAACAAATGTAAGGGAAAATTCTATCGTCCCTTCAACAAATCCTGGAACGAGACCGACGTCTGTCAAC CTTGCAACTGCGACGTCCACGGTTCGGAGGGTGTCACCTGTAATTCGGACGGCCAATGTTCGTGTTACCCGAACTTTGGCGGTAAACTGTGTGACTCCTGCAAGGAGGGCTTTTACAATTTCCCCAGTTGTGAGGACTGCAATTGTGATCCCGCAGGTGTTATTGACAAGTTTGCCGGTTGCGGTTCAGTGCCGGTAGGTGAGTTGTGTCAGTGTAAGGAACGCGTAACGGGCCGCATTTGTAATGAATGTAAGCCGCTCTATTGGAACTTAAATATCAGCAATCCGGACGGTTGTGAAGTGTGCGATTGTTGGACCGATGGTACTATTGCTGCATTGGATACTTGCCTCTCGAAGACGGGACAATGTACATGTAAGCCACATACACAAGGACGCACTTGCAGGGAATGTAAAGACGGTACTTATGATTTGGATGGCTCATCGCTGTTTGGCTGTAAGGACTGTAGTTGTGATGTGGGCGGTTCGGAGCACAGCGAGTGTGACAAGTCCTCAGGCCAATGTAAGTGTCATCCACGTGTAACGGGACGTGGTTGCACACAACCATTGACAACACACTACTTCCCCACATTACATCAGTTCCAATATGAATACGAGGAAGGCTCACAACCATCGGGTGCGCAGGTGCGCTATCAATACGACGAGAATGTGTTCCCCGGCTTCAGCAGCAAAGGTTATGCCGTCTTCAACGACATACAAAATGAAGTACGTAATGAGTTTATGGTGAAAAAGTCTTCGCTGTATCGCATTGTTATACGTTATGTGAATCAAAACCCATCCAATGTTACGGCGAGCATACTCATACAATCGGAAAATCCACTCGAAGTTGACCAGAG TGTCAAAGTGCTCTTGCGTCCAACGACGTCCCCGCAGTTCGTTACAGTCTCCGGTGTGAAAGGCAATAAACCCTCACCTGTCGTTTTGGACCCGGGCTCGCGTTACACCTTCACAACAAAGGCGAACAAGAATGTTATGCTCGATTATTTCGTGCTACTACCAGCGGCTTACTACGAAGCTTCCATTCTAACACGCAAAATCACGAATCCCTGCGAATTGGGCAATATGGAGCTTTGCCGTCATTATAAATATGCTTCCGTCAATGa TTTCCAACCATCCACGACGCCATTTATTGCCGGCGCTAATGATAAACCCAACATGCCTTCCGAAGTCTACGCCGATCCTGAACATTTGGCCATTATTGGCCATGTGGGTGATATACCCGTCATCAGCGATACACAGCGTCAATTGAACTACATGGTCGATGTACCGCACAGTGGCCGTTACATATTTGTTATCGATTATGTCAGTACTCGCGAGTTTCCCGAACCCTTTTTCCTCAAATTAAGTTTAGGTAATAATGAAGAGGATTATGGTACAACAACTTTGTATCCCTGTCTCTACTCAATGGCTTGCCGCACGCCAATAATCGATGACTATAGTCGCGAGAAAGCATTCTACATTTCTAAGGATGGCCAAAAACCGGTCATTGTTACG ACTGACTATGATGATGTTGGACGTGTTGCAATAATATCTGTTACCGCTATTCCAGTCGATAAGTGGTCCATAGATTACATCGAACCCAGTCCGGTTTGTGTCACACACAATAATCAATGTGCCGCACCGAAATTCCGTTCCGTGCCCGACTCGAAGAAAATTGAATTCGAAACTGATCATGAAGATCGTATTGCCGAAAATAAACCCCCATATGCCGCTTTGGATGAACGTGTTAAACTGGTATATTTGGATAATAAGGGAGATACAAGCACAATCGTTATTGA ATCGAAGGTAGGCGAACCCGGCCGCTATGTTATTTTGGTCAAATACTATCAGCCGCATCATCCAAAATACAACGTACTCTACACGCTTACCACTGCCAAAAATCAATACAGCGGTAAATTCGATATTAGCCATTGTCCATCCAGTTCGGGCTGTCGTGGTGTTATACATCCTAACGGCGAAGATTGGTGGTTCGATATTGAAGATGACTTTAAATTTACGTTAACG AACTCACGCCCACAAGGAGTCTGGCTGGACTATTTAGTAATTGTGCCAATAAATCAGTATAATGAAGATCTGCTCGTGGAAGAATTGTTCGACCAGACCAAGGAGTTCATCAAGGAATGTGGCCAAGACCACTTCCACATCACACACAACGCATCCGAGTTCTGTAAGAAGGCCGTTTTTTCGTTGACATCCGAGCACAATATTGGCGCCTTACCTTGCAACTGTGACTACGAAGGTTCCATCAGCTTTGAGTGTCATCCCTTCGGCGGTCAATGTCAGTGCAAGCCGAATGTGATCGGTCGTCAGTGTAATGCTTGTCGCACCGGTTTCTATGGTTTCCCTGAATGCAAGCCTTGTGACTGCCCCAGCACTGCCATGTGCGAACCGAACACGGGCGAATGCGTTTGCCCGCCGAATGTGATGGGCGAGATGTGCGAAAAGTGCGTGCCCAATACATATGGCTtccatcaaataatcggttgtGAAGATTGTAATTGCAATTATTTGGGTATTGCTAATGGTAATCAACAGTGTGACATGTTCAATGGTTCATGCGAGTGTCGTCAACATATTGAGGGTCGTTCTTGTGATATGTGTTCGAATGGTTACTACGATTTTCCACGTTGTGATCATTGTACCTGTAATACGGCTGGAACTCTGGCGGAAATTTGCGATAAAGTCGATGGCAGTTGTTTCTGTAAGAGCAACGTAGTGGGTCGCGACTGTGAGCAGTGTCAAGAGGGCACATACAACTTGCAGGAGAGCAATCCGGATGGTTGTACGTCTTGTTTCTGCTTTGGTCGAACGACACGTTGCGAGAGTGCCTACCTGCGTATTTACAATTTGAGCTTGTTGAAAAATATCACTTTGAATTCAGCGCACTTTGGTGAGAATACTATTGATTTCCAAATTTGGGATATACCACAAGACGAGCTAATGGTGAATGAGACCACACTGAAGGCAGATTTCTCATTCCACGAAGTTAATGACGTAGAGATTGAGGAAGTTGTCTATTTCGGCGTACTTGATTATCTAATGAACCAAAATAGTCACATCTCTGCTTATGGTGGGGAGCTCGCTTATTCACTGTACTACACTACTGGCTTGTCTGGCAAACCATTGCTCGCACCCGATGTAGTTCTGCTGAGTAAAGATCATTTATTGGTACACCAAAGTTATGAACAACCTTCGAGCAATCAGGCATTTAGAAATCGTGTGCAAATGGTAGAGTCCAATTTCCAAACACACGATGGCAAACCTGTGACACGTGCCGACTTTATGATGGCCTTGCGTGATCTCAAGATGATCTTTATACGTGCTAATTACTGGGAGCAAACATTTATTTCATACTTATCCGATACATATTTGACGCTGGCCGATGAGGATGAAGATAATCTAGGCGAATATCAATTATTGCCCGTAGAACGTTGTAACTGTCCACCTGGTTACACTGGTTTGTCCTGTGAAGATTGTGCGCCGGGCTATTATCGCGACTCTAACGGTCCTTATGGCGGTTACTGCATACCTTGCGAGTGCAACGGTCACGCACAAACATGCGATTGCGCAACAGGCATTTGCAAAGATTGTCAACATTCAACGACTGGTGAACACTGTGAGCTCTGTCAGGAGGGTTACTATGGTAATGCGACATATGGTTCACCACATGATTGCATGATTTGTGCATGTCCACTGCCTTATGAGAGCAATAACTTTGCGACTAGCTGTGAGATCTCCGAATCTGGTGATGAGATACATTGTGAGTGCAAACCGGGATATACAGGACCACGCTGTGAAGCGTGTGCTAATGGTTACTATGGCGAGCCTGAAAAGGCAGGCGATTATTGTAAACCTTGTGAATGTTCGGGTAATATCAACCCCGCCGAACCGGGTTCGTGTGATACTATAACCGGTGAGTGTCTGCTGTGCTTGAATAATACCTCTGGCGTGGCATGCAACCTATGCAAACCTGGCTTTTATGGTGACGCGGTAAATTTGAAGAATTGTCAAAGCTGTGATTGCGAAGAGTTGGGCACATCCGAGTGTGATCCTTATGAGGGTAAATGTCGTTGTCAAGACAATGTGATCGGCGAGCGTTGCGACCAGTGTAAGCCCGATCATTATGGCTATGACTCAGGACTGGGCTGTCGTGCTTGCGACTGTGGTGTAGCCTCCAATTCGACACAGTGCGATGCACATACTGGAAAGTGTAGTTGCAAGCCAGGTGTGACGGGCCGTCAATGCGATCACTGCGCTGTGGATCATTGGAATTATACAAATGAGGGTTGCCAACCTTGTCGTTGCAATCAGGGTTATTCGCGTGGCTTTGGCTGTAATCCGTTTACGGGACAATGTGAATGTTTGCCAGGTGTTATCGGTGATCGTTGTGATGCTTGTCCAAATCGCTGGGTGCTCATTAAGGACGAAGGCTGCTTCCAGTGTGACTCCTGTCATGACGCTTTGTTGGATGTGACCGATCGGCTGCGCTATCAAATCGATCCAGTGGTGGAAGAGTTCCAATCAGTTGCTTTAGCTTTCTTCACCAGCCAAAAATTGAACTACTACGATGAATTGGCTGATAAAATTGCACCAGAAGTGCAAAATCTGGACCCGAAACGCATTAATTTGGATCCGGCGCGCTCGTTGGTCGCTGAAATAGAATCGGGCGCAAAGATTTACGGTAAACAGGTGAACTTTAGTTTGAGCAATGCTTTAGAAAGCCCTCAAATTGCCAGTGAACTTATAGTGAATGCAACTGATTTGCGCGAAAAGGCCAAGGCGAGTGCTTTAGAGGCCCAAGATGCTATAAATTCAGTGGATGCGCTCTCAAAGAATCTAGAAACGGCAGCAAGCACAAAAATCGATGCCGCTTTAGAGGAAGCGCAACGCATTTTAAAAGATCTGAATGAAACGACAATTGATACTAAACCCACCCAACAGGTCTTGAACAAATCTAATGAGCTCTACACCGAGATTGACATACTTGTGGCGCCAATTAAGAATCAAAATGATGCACTGACTTTGCTGAAGGATGATATAGGGGATTTAAGCGACAAACTCGAAGACCTATACTACTGGAGTGGTAATGCTACGGAAAACGCCATCACAGTAGAACGCTTGAACAATTTGAATAAGGCTGCCTTTGAAAACTCCAAATTCGATACTGTTTCTGACCAACAAAAGGAAGCTGACAAACATATTGAAGAAGCTGGCAAATACTTTGTGAATATTGACTTGGCGCTAATTGATATTGACAAGAGAATTAATCAACTCTCGAGTGTACTCTCCGACTTGAgagatattaataaaaatgtcgATGAGGATTTCCCGGAGATGGAAAAGGAGAACAGCGAGGTAACTGAATTGGCTGCAAAGGCCATACGACGTGCTGATGAATTGAGCTCACGCGCTCACGACCTCACTGATCAATATGCCCACATGACAGCAAATGCTGAGCCAGCAATAAAGGCGGCTACCGCTTACAGTGGCATTGTAGATGCAGTTACTTCAGCACAACAATTTACTAAAGAAGCCAAATTCGCTGCCGGCAACGCCACGGAGATCACCGATGGCATCGAAGATCGTGCTGGACGCGCTGACAAGGACTCCGGCGAGTTGTTACAAAATGCGCGTGGCGCCTTGAATAAGGTGCAAAGTGAGTTGGAGCCACGGTTGAACGTTTCCGCTTCGAAAGTAGAAAACATATcgaatttgaataaaaacacCGAGAAACGTCTCGAGGAGATAAATATTGCATTGCAACAATTGCCAGTGGAAACGCAGCATGATCTGTGGAATAACGCCAATCAGAATGCTACCGAAGCGCTGAACATAATTGAAGATGTCCTCGATGTATTGCGTCCTGTCGGTGCACAAAGCGAGAAGGAGTTGGAGAAGGCACGAAATATATCAAGAGACATTGATGCCACGACAAAAGATGTCTCACAAGTGCGCTCGCAATTAGACACCGTGGAAGACACCATACCACAGCTGAATGAATTGGCGCAAATTATCGAGCAAGAGCAGGCAAATGTCGAAGAGATTGGCCAGTTATTGGGCGAAGATATTGAGAACTTGAAGCGACAAATTGAAACTGCACGCCAAATTGCCAATGCTATTAAGGTGGGCGTACGCTTCTCGCCAGGTACCGTTTTGGAACTGAAAACACCCGAGACCACGCCACTGTTGGCCACCAAAACTAAAGCTTCAGCATACTTTAAGACCGAGAAACCCAATGGTTTCTTAATGTACTTGGGCAATCATAATAGAACCTCGTCGGCTGGCAGCACACCCGCCAATAAAGACAATGAGGACTTCATGGCTGTAGAGATCGTAAATGGCTATCCAATCTTGACCATGGATGTGGGTAATGGACCTGAGCgtattacaaatgaaaaatacgTTGCCGACGGCAATTGGTATCAGGCAATTGTAGATCGCACTGGCTCAAACGCAAAACTGATCATACGCGAGGAATTGGAGAACGGCACTGTGGTGGAGCATAAGAAGGAGCAACCATTGCTAGGCGCCAATAATGTGTTTAATGTTGACCGCAACAGTCGCTTGTTCGTGGGCGGTCTGCCACCACCAGCCGACTTTACGCCACCACATGACATACAGAGCAACGCCTTTGAGGGTGAAATCGAAGATCTGCGAATAGGTGATGAACATGCCGGTCTGTGGAACTTTGTTTTCGGTTTGGAGAATAACCAAGGCGCACAACCGCGTAATAAATTGTTAACCGAAGAGATACCGCCAACAGGTTATCGTTTCAACGGCAACGGCTACGTGGCACTCAAAGCCTCGCCATATAATCTGCGTGCACGTTCCAGCATACAATTCAGTTTCAAGGCTTCGAAAGACTCCAAAGACGGTTTGTTATTCTACTACGGACGCAATGATCAATTTATGTCGGTGGAGCTTGTTAACGGATTAGTGTTCTTCCGTTATAAACTGGGCGATAATGTTATGTCGGCGGGTACACAAGATCTTTACAACGACGACAAATGGCATCGTGTAGTAGCCGAACGTGATGGCAGACGGGGTCAGTTGAAGGTAGACGACATGATGTTGGCCCAAGAAGACATACCCACCGGTCCGACTGAATTCAATCCAATACCTAAGCGTCTGTTCTTTGGTGGTTTCCCCGGCAAGCGTAATCATTCGGTGGTCACTGAGCATAACTTTGATGGCTGCATTGATGAGGTGTCAATTTCGGGTACAAAGGTGGATCTGGGCAATAATGTGCACGCACATGGCGTTAAACCTGGCTGCCCGAAGAAATTCTCAACTGTGTTGGCATATCCCCCCAACGAATATGGTTTCTTGCGTAAAGCCAATGTCACGTCCAATAATAAGTTGAATGTTAATTTGAAGTTCAAGACCCGTCAACGGGATGCTCTGATCTTCTATGGCGCCAATCATGATCAGAGCGCGAATATAGGTCTCACACTAAACGACGGATATTTAACCTTGCGTAGTATGGGCGCTGAGGTTGTGTCGGATATGAAACGCTTGAACGATGGTGAGGAACATGTGGTCACCGTGCAGCATGACGGCGATCAGTTACGTTTGTCCATAGACGACACGGAAGATAAGCG TTTACCCTACACACCGGAAGCCCTAAACATCCAAGCAGGTGATATATTCTTCGCTGGATTACCAGATAATTATAGACCCGTGCGAAATGCACTGCCTACCATGGCGTACTTTGTCGGCTGCATTAGTGATGTGACCATCAACGGTGAGATAGTCAATTTCGCCGACAGCGCTGAGAAACGTAAAGGCAATATCAATAACTGTCCAACAGATATTTTAG CTTATGATGTTGCAGCAATACCATTGTTCTTCCCAGAAGGTGCAAACGAGCTTTTACCTGAGCCAGAGTACCCGGGTAACTTTGCAGTACCACTGGCGCCTTTCGCGCCTGTGACTACTACAACGACATCACGTCCAGTTGTAGTCATTACAACAGCTAGCACTACGACAAAATCAACGAAGGAGCCACCTACACAAAGTCCGCCAATCGTTGACACACGAGAAGAAGAATTGGAACAGGAGCGACAGCGAGAACGGGAGAGAGAGCAAGAGCGAGAACGAGAACGAGAAATTGAACGTGAGAGAGAACGCGAAATAGAACGAGAAAGACAGCGAGAAAAAGAGCGTGAACGGGAAAGAGAACAAGAAGAAAACATTAAGCCAATACCAGAACCTGAATCCGAACCCGAATTGAAACCAGAAGAACCGTTGGAGCCATTAGCTGGTCCAGTGCATCCACTGCCGCCACAAAATGTGCCGGAAGATCCGCGCTGCAAACTGCCCACAAATCCAAACTTCGATGTCGATTACGATGACGCTGGCTATCGCTTTTACGCATTGCGTGAGCAGCGTCTAGAAATATCGCCGCCAACGAAGCTCCGCAAGCAATACGATATAAGTCTGAATTTCAAGACTGCCTACCCCGTCGGCTTGCTATTCTATGCGGGCATTAAACAGCAACCCGACTATATTGCAATCTATCTGTGGGAGGGTAAATTGCATCATCAAGTGCAAATTGGAGGACAGGTGGTGAATGTCACCAGCAAAGCGGAAGTGAACGACGATGAATGGCATAATGTGAAAGTAACACGCAAACACCATACGATTAGCCTCTTCATCGATCAAATTGAAGTGGATTCAGTAACTGAAATGGTGGAGGATAGTTATGAGTTGAATGTGCGAAACATGGGACTATTCCTTGGCGGCGTGCCGAAACTCTGGGAGGCGGAAGTTTTCGACAGAATCGATTATGTTGCAGAAGATCAACCCTTCTACAATGGTTGTCTGAAAGACCTACGGCTCAATGATGTAAACCTGAAGAAGGAACCAGAAGCATATCACACAGTGCCCTGCTCAACAGAAGTCGAACAAGGTTTCTTCTTCAGCAAACAGGCGAGCTACGTGAAGCTTTTCGAACGCTTCACCGTCGGCACTGATTTCAACATCAATTTCGATATCCGTCCACGCGAGCCAGACGGACTGCTTTTCTCTGTGCATGGCAAAAACGCCTATATGATCCTGGAGTTGATCGACAATAGTCTAGTGTTCACCGTAAAGTCCGATTCTAAAAACATTGTCACTACCAATTATACATTACCTGATAACGGTAGTTATTGTGACGGCAAGTGGCGTAATGTGCAAGCGGTAAAATCGAAATTCGTCATTACGATTTCCGTGGATTACATCAGCACACATCCGGGTGTTGGCTCAGATGGTTCGACTTCGACAAAAACAAATCGTCCGCTCTTCTTGGGCGGTCATATTGCCTTCAATAAGGCGCCAGGCTTGAAGACGAAGAAAACCTTCAAGGGTTGCATACGCAATGTCCAGGTGAACAAGAAGGCAGTACGCATTACACCGAAGATGATACATGGCGATATCTGGCAAGGCGCTTGCCCGCTTAATTAG